GATCATCGCGACGGGGTGGGGCGGCATGGAGACCGAAGAGCTCCCCGACTCGATCCTGCGGATCACCGAGGCCCCGCACGACTGGATCTTCCCGCGCGTCGCGGCGGTCGTGCACCACGGCGGCGCCGGCACGACGGCGGCCGGGCTTCGCGCCGGACGCCCCACCGTGGTGTGCCCGTTCATCATCGACCAGTTCTTCTGGGGTCGCGTGGTCGCCGCCTCCGGTGCCGGCAGCACGCCGGTGCCGCAGAAGAAGGTCACGGCCGAGCGCCTCGCCGCCGCGATCCGCCAGGTCGTGACAGATGACGGCATCCGCTCCACGGCCGAAGACATCGGCCGGCGCATCCGCGACGAGGACGGCGTCGCCGCCGCCGTCGAGCAGATCGAGGGGATCCTCGCGCGGGTCTGAGCTCACGCGGCCGACGGTCGCGGGACCTTCGCCTCTCACCCGTCCGCACGCTTCGGCGCACGCTGGAGTCGAGCAGGAGGCGGACGATGAAGTGGTCCTCGGGCACGTCCTCACGGGCGGGCATGTTCAGAGACAGGGCGGATGCCGGTCGGCAGCTGGGCGCCGCGCTCGCCGTCATGCCGTGGCAGGATCCGGTCGTCCTGGGGCTGCCGCGCGGCGGGGTGCCCGTGGCGGCGCTCGTCGCCGAAGCGCTGGACGCACCGCTCGACGTCATCATCGTGCGCAAGCTCGGCCTCCCGTTCAGTCCCGAGACCGCCATGGGTGCGATCGGCGAGGGCGGAGTGCGCGTGCTCGATGAGGCCCTGGTCAGACGCTTCGGGGTCAGCCGCCAGGAGGTGGCCGACGTCGAGGCCCGTGAGCGGCGGACGCTCGACGAGCGCGTGGAGCGGCTGCGTGGCGGGCACGATCGGCTCGACCTCACCGGGCGGACCGCGATCATCGTCGACGACGGCATCGCGACGGGGGCCACGGCGCGGGCCGCGTGCCTCGTCGCCCGGCACATCGGCGCAGCCCGCGTGGTCGTCGCAGCCCCCGTCGGCGGACCGGACGCCCGGAAGCGGCTGACGGACGCCGATGAGGTGGTGTGCCTCATGCAGCCGCCGTACTTCCAGGCCGTCGGCGCCCACTACGAGGTGTTCGGACAGACGTCGGACGACGAGGTCGTGCGGATCCTGGCCGCGCACCGCCGCCCGGAGGGGCCGACGTGGACACCGCCGACCAGCTGATCTCCGACATCCGCGACCTGGCGCATCCGCTCGCCGGGCCTGCGGACCTGGACCCGGTGGTGCGTGCGGCGCGGCCGCGCCGCTTCGTGGCCCTCGGGGAGGCCTCGCACGGCACCCATGAGTTCTACGCGTGGCGTGCCGAACTCACCCGCCGGATCATCGAGGACGGTCGGCCGACGTGGATCGGCGTGGAAGGCGACTGGCCCGACTGCTGGCGGATCGACCGCTGGGTGCGGGGACTCACGGACCGGGGCGCGGACGCCCGAACCGTGCTGCAGGGATTCGAGCGATGGCCGACCTGGATGTGGGCGAACACGGATGTCGCCGACTTCCTCGACTGGCTGCACGAACTGAACCTCACGCGTCCCGAGGCGCAGCGCGTCGGGTTCTACGGCCTCGACGTCTACTCGCTGTGGGACTCGCTCGACCGCGTCATGCGGTGGCTCGCCGACAACCAGCCCGATGCACTGCCCGCGGCGCTGCAGGCATGGCAGTGCTTCGCGCCCTTCGACGAGGACCCGCACCGCTACGCGTGGAGTACGAGCATGGTGCCGCAGTCGTGCGAGAGCGACGTCGTCGAGCTGCTGACCGAGGTGCGCCACCGGTTCCTCGCCGACGGCGACGACGCGTTCGACGCGATGCAGAACGCCGAGGTCGCCGTGCAGGCCGAGCGGTACTACCGGGCGATGGTGCGCACCGACCGCGGGTCGTGGAACATCCGCGACATCCATATGGCCGACACCGCCGAGCGCCTCCGCCGGCACTTCGGGACGGACTCGCGCGGAATCATCTGGGAGCACAACACCCACGTCGGCGACGCCCGCGCGACGACGATGGCCGATGCCGGGATGGTCAACATCGGTCAGCTCCTGCGCGAGAGGCACGGCGAAGAAGCGGTGATGCTCGTCGGGTTCGCCAGCCACCGCGGGTCGGTCATCGCCGGCTCGCAGTGGGGTCAGGCCGAGGAGCGGATGCCGGTTCGGCCGGCGCGGCCCGGGAGCCACGAGGATCTGCTCCACCGGGCGCTCGGCGAGCCGAGCGTCATCCCGCTGATCGGCAGGGAGCACCGGCCGTGGCCGGCGCATCGGGCGGGTCACCGCGCGATCGGCGTCGTGTACGACCCCGCCCGCGAGGCGGGCAACTACGTGCCCACGGTGATGGGCGCCCGCTACGACGCGCTGCTGTGGTTCGAGCAGGCGGAGGCCCTGACCCCGCTCCACCACGAGGCTCAGCCCGAGGAGCCCGAGTTCGAGACCGAGCCGAGCGGGTTCTGATCCGCCGTCGGGGCAGCCCTGTGGCGTCCTGGCGGCGCCCGATAGGCTCGCCTCGTTGATTTCGCGGCGCTCGCGGCATACCGTGGAAGCGGCAACAGAAAGCGCTTTCCGGCGAGGGAAGGCGAACTCGGGCGACGAGAGACGGGCGGTGCCGAACCACCCCGCGCTCGCACCGC
This region of Microbacterium thalassium genomic DNA includes:
- a CDS encoding phosphoribosyltransferase; translated protein: MKWSSGTSSRAGMFRDRADAGRQLGAALAVMPWQDPVVLGLPRGGVPVAALVAEALDAPLDVIIVRKLGLPFSPETAMGAIGEGGVRVLDEALVRRFGVSRQEVADVEARERRTLDERVERLRGGHDRLDLTGRTAIIVDDGIATGATARAACLVARHIGAARVVVAAPVGGPDARKRLTDADEVVCLMQPPYFQAVGAHYEVFGQTSDDEVVRILAAHRRPEGPTWTPPTS
- a CDS encoding erythromycin esterase family protein — protein: MDTADQLISDIRDLAHPLAGPADLDPVVRAARPRRFVALGEASHGTHEFYAWRAELTRRIIEDGRPTWIGVEGDWPDCWRIDRWVRGLTDRGADARTVLQGFERWPTWMWANTDVADFLDWLHELNLTRPEAQRVGFYGLDVYSLWDSLDRVMRWLADNQPDALPAALQAWQCFAPFDEDPHRYAWSTSMVPQSCESDVVELLTEVRHRFLADGDDAFDAMQNAEVAVQAERYYRAMVRTDRGSWNIRDIHMADTAERLRRHFGTDSRGIIWEHNTHVGDARATTMADAGMVNIGQLLRERHGEEAVMLVGFASHRGSVIAGSQWGQAEERMPVRPARPGSHEDLLHRALGEPSVIPLIGREHRPWPAHRAGHRAIGVVYDPAREAGNYVPTVMGARYDALLWFEQAEALTPLHHEAQPEEPEFETEPSGF